A window of the Roseovarius sp. S88 genome harbors these coding sequences:
- the pheT gene encoding phenylalanine--tRNA ligase subunit beta produces MKFTLSWLKDHLETDASVAEIADALTDLGLEVEEIINPGERLSEFTIGKVLKAEQHPDADRLRVCQVMTDEGETQIICGAPNAREGITVVIAKPGVYVPGIDTTIGVGKIRGIESFGMMCSEREMELSEEHDGIIELPSGEIGERFIDWLADNDPVKVDPVIDIAITPNRPDALGVRGIALDLAARGLGTMNEAPSAKVEGQFPCPITVTIDEDTCENGCFVFAGRLIRNVKNVPSPQWLQDRLRTIGLRPISALVDITNFFTYDRNRPLHVFDADKVKGNLRVHRAEGGETLVGLDEKEYTFSAGQVVISDDDGIESIGGIMGGLETGCTEETTNVFLEAAVWDHIQIAHTGRALKINSDARYRNERGIDPAFNMEGHELATQMILDLCGGEPSNVVVAGDIPDVSRAYRLDAARVQSLVGMDIPEAEQRQTLTRLGFKLEGNMAHVPSWRPDILGEADLVEEVARIASLTKLEGKPMSRAQAGVPKAILSPAQKRERTARRTAAALGYNECVTYSFIDQASATLFGGGSDATMLANPISSEMSHMRPALLPGLLQAAARNQARGAMDLALFEVGHAFHGGEPEEQHLQVCGLLVGRTGPKDVHGASRPVDLYDAKADAEAVLSALGAPAKVQILRGAREWWHPGRHGMICLGPKKALGVFGELHPKVLREMDVKGPAVGFTLWPQEIPMPRNAGASRGAMQISDLQAVERDFAFVVDTDVEALTLVNAAAGADKALIEDVRVFDEFIGGSLGDGKKSLAITVRLQPSETTLKDADIEAVSAKIVEKVVKATGGVLRG; encoded by the coding sequence ATGAAGTTCACCCTGTCTTGGCTGAAAGACCATCTTGAGACCGATGCGAGCGTGGCAGAGATTGCCGACGCGCTGACCGATCTTGGGCTGGAGGTTGAAGAGATCATCAATCCGGGCGAGCGGTTGAGCGAGTTTACCATCGGCAAGGTGCTGAAAGCCGAGCAACACCCGGATGCGGATCGCCTGCGTGTGTGTCAGGTGATGACCGACGAGGGCGAGACACAGATCATCTGCGGTGCGCCCAATGCGCGCGAGGGTATCACCGTGGTGATTGCCAAGCCGGGGGTCTATGTGCCGGGCATTGATACCACCATCGGCGTGGGCAAGATTCGTGGCATCGAGAGCTTTGGCATGATGTGCTCAGAGCGCGAGATGGAGCTTTCGGAGGAGCATGATGGCATCATCGAGCTGCCGTCTGGCGAGATCGGTGAACGGTTCATTGACTGGCTGGCGGACAACGATCCGGTCAAGGTTGACCCTGTCATCGACATTGCCATCACGCCGAACCGCCCCGATGCCTTGGGTGTGCGGGGGATTGCGCTTGATTTGGCGGCCCGTGGTTTGGGCACAATGAACGAGGCCCCATCCGCCAAGGTTGAGGGGCAATTCCCATGCCCGATCACCGTGACGATTGATGAGGATACGTGCGAAAACGGCTGTTTTGTCTTTGCCGGTCGTCTCATTCGCAACGTGAAAAACGTCCCCAGCCCCCAGTGGCTTCAGGACCGCTTGCGCACCATTGGACTACGCCCCATCTCGGCGCTGGTCGATATCACCAACTTCTTCACCTATGACCGCAACCGCCCCTTGCATGTCTTTGATGCGGACAAGGTCAAAGGCAACCTGCGGGTGCACCGCGCCGAAGGCGGTGAGACGCTCGTTGGGCTGGACGAAAAAGAATACACGTTCAGCGCGGGGCAAGTGGTGATTTCCGATGACGACGGCATTGAAAGCATCGGCGGCATCATGGGCGGTCTGGAGACGGGCTGTACCGAAGAGACCACCAATGTGTTTCTCGAAGCCGCCGTATGGGACCATATCCAGATCGCCCATACCGGCCGTGCACTCAAGATCAATTCCGATGCGCGCTATCGCAATGAGCGCGGCATTGATCCTGCGTTCAACATGGAAGGCCACGAGCTTGCCACGCAGATGATCCTTGATCTCTGTGGCGGTGAGCCGTCGAATGTCGTTGTGGCCGGTGACATACCGGATGTCAGCCGGGCCTATCGGCTTGATGCGGCGCGGGTCCAGTCGCTCGTAGGTATGGACATCCCCGAAGCGGAACAGCGTCAGACGCTCACACGCCTTGGCTTCAAGCTGGAAGGTAATATGGCGCATGTGCCCAGCTGGCGGCCTGATATTCTGGGTGAAGCGGATCTTGTGGAAGAAGTGGCGCGCATTGCCTCGCTGACCAAGCTGGAGGGTAAGCCGATGTCGCGCGCGCAGGCTGGCGTGCCGAAAGCCATTCTAAGCCCTGCGCAAAAGCGAGAGCGCACCGCGCGTCGCACGGCGGCGGCTCTGGGTTACAATGAATGCGTCACGTACAGCTTTATTGATCAGGCCAGCGCGACGCTCTTTGGCGGCGGCTCTGATGCCACTATGCTCGCCAATCCAATCAGTTCCGAGATGAGCCATATGCGCCCGGCGCTCCTTCCCGGCCTGTTGCAGGCAGCGGCGCGCAATCAGGCGCGCGGTGCAATGGATCTGGCGCTTTTTGAAGTGGGTCATGCGTTCCATGGTGGAGAGCCTGAAGAACAGCATTTGCAGGTCTGTGGTCTTCTTGTCGGTCGAACTGGACCCAAAGATGTGCACGGCGCGTCCCGTCCTGTTGACCTTTATGATGCGAAGGCAGATGCCGAAGCCGTGCTGTCTGCGCTGGGTGCACCTGCCAAGGTGCAAATCCTGCGTGGCGCGCGTGAATGGTGGCATCCGGGTCGGCACGGCATGATCTGCCTTGGGCCAAAGAAGGCCTTGGGTGTCTTTGGCGAGTTGCACCCCAAAGTGCTGCGCGAGATGGATGTCAAAGGCCCGGCTGTGGGTTTCACCCTCTGGCCACAGGAAATTCCCATGCCGCGCAATGCAGGCGCAAGCCGTGGGGCGATGCAAATCAGCGACCTGCAAGCGGTGGAACGTGACTTTGCCTTCGTCGTGGACACGGATGTTGAGGCGTTGACGCTGGTCAACGCCGCCGCCGGAGCGGACAAGGCCCTGATCGAGGATGTGCGTGTCTTTGATGAGTTCATTGGTGGCAGTCTTGGCGACGGCAAGAAGAGCCTGGCCATCACCGTGCGCCTGCAACCGTCTGAGACGACGTTGAAAGACGCCGATATCGAGGCGGTTTCTGCCAAGATTGTCGAGAAAGTGGTGAAGGCCACGGGCGGGGTGCTCAGAGGGTGA
- a CDS encoding LysR family transcriptional regulator, with translation MQKRIEKPFDWSRLRAFLATAQTGSLSAAARSLGLTQPTLGRQVSALEEELGLTLFERSGRALQLTDAGQDLLADAKAMGDAANRIALIAEGRAHSLEGVVRVTASDMSSTYVLPDILVRLRSMAPRLRVDVIAANDIRDILAREADIAIRHVRPTEPDLIARLIADAPAHLYASRDYLNARGTPVSADYLSTHDFVSMGDDERLIAALQEWGISIDAAQFTTSSANGSTAWALARKGFGIVPMSDDIARDFPDMVRLLEGAADITFPVWLVTHRDLHTSRRIRLVFDLLADMLKERMV, from the coding sequence ATGCAAAAACGTATAGAAAAGCCGTTTGACTGGTCGCGGCTTCGGGCATTTCTGGCCACGGCGCAGACCGGATCGCTCTCTGCGGCGGCCCGGTCGCTTGGGTTGACCCAACCCACGCTTGGCCGTCAGGTCAGCGCCCTGGAAGAAGAGCTTGGCCTGACCCTGTTTGAGCGCAGTGGCCGTGCCTTGCAGTTAACTGACGCCGGACAGGACCTTTTGGCTGATGCAAAGGCCATGGGGGATGCGGCCAATCGTATTGCCCTTATTGCCGAAGGACGGGCACATTCCCTGGAGGGGGTGGTGCGTGTCACGGCCTCGGATATGAGCAGCACTTATGTCTTGCCCGATATCCTCGTGCGTTTGCGAAGCATGGCCCCGCGCCTGCGGGTAGACGTCATCGCCGCAAACGACATCCGCGATATTCTGGCGCGCGAGGCGGATATCGCCATCCGGCATGTGAGGCCAACCGAGCCGGACCTGATTGCCCGGCTGATCGCCGATGCGCCCGCGCATCTCTATGCGTCCAGAGACTATCTGAACGCACGCGGCACCCCTGTGAGCGCCGATTACCTGAGCACGCATGACTTTGTCAGTATGGGCGATGACGAGCGTCTTATCGCAGCGTTGCAAGAATGGGGCATCTCGATTGATGCGGCCCAGTTCACCACAAGTTCAGCCAATGGCAGCACCGCCTGGGCGCTGGCACGCAAGGGGTTCGGAATTGTCCCGATGTCAGATGATATCGCTCGCGATTTTCCCGACATGGTGCGCCTGCTGGAGGGGGCGGCAGACATCACCTTTCCGGTTTGGTTGGTGACGCATCGCGATTTGCACACCAGCCGGAGGATCCGGCTGGTGTTTGATTTGTTGGCCGACATGCTGAAAGAGCGCATGGTCTAA
- a CDS encoding class I SAM-dependent methyltransferase: MHPDSKFWTKLAEKYAARPISDMEAYEQTLNRIRAHLPPDARVLELGCGTGGTAERLAADVKTYIATDFSEGMIAQAHLRTVPDNVEFRVADVFDPVFEAGSFDAVIALNLLHLVPDTHQVYARVQHLLKPGGVFISKTPCIGERDLGFKFGLLKRAIPIMQWLGKAPFVRFLSRDDMDQEITTAGFRIVETGNYPVRPPNHFVVAHST, encoded by the coding sequence ATGCACCCTGATTCCAAATTCTGGACAAAACTCGCTGAAAAATACGCCGCCCGGCCGATCTCGGATATGGAAGCCTATGAGCAAACCCTGAACCGTATTCGGGCACATCTGCCCCCCGACGCACGCGTGCTGGAACTCGGCTGCGGCACAGGTGGGACAGCCGAGCGGTTGGCGGCTGATGTCAAAACCTATATTGCAACAGACTTTTCCGAAGGCATGATCGCGCAAGCGCATTTGCGTACTGTGCCGGACAATGTGGAGTTCCGCGTGGCCGATGTCTTTGATCCTGTATTTGAGGCCGGCAGCTTTGACGCGGTGATCGCGCTCAATCTTCTGCACTTGGTGCCGGACACGCACCAGGTCTATGCGCGGGTGCAACACCTGCTGAAACCAGGCGGTGTCTTTATCTCCAAAACCCCCTGCATTGGCGAGCGCGACCTTGGGTTTAAGTTTGGTCTTTTGAAACGCGCTATTCCGATCATGCAATGGCTGGGCAAAGCCCCGTTCGTACGATTTCTCAGCCGTGATGATATGGACCAGGAAATCACCACAGCGGGCTTTCGCATCGTCGAGACCGGCAACTACCCGGTGCGCCCGCCAAATCATTTTGTCGTCGCCCACTCGACCTGA
- a CDS encoding sulfite exporter TauE/SafE family protein, with protein MEILLGPDWAFLLVFAFCIAVLGGIVKGVVGFAMPMVVISGLSTFISPEIALAALILPTLVSNGWQALRNGVVAALGSVWKFRVFLLAGVFFMLGSAQLVPVIPEAAMLLIIGVPVVIYSAFALMGRPLALPPNPGKRIEAGIGAVAGFFGGISGVWGPPTAIMLTAMNTEKTEQMRVQGVIYGVGAVLLVMAHLFSGVLNAQTVPFSLMLIPPALLGLWIGFSIQDRIDQALFRKLTLAVLVIGGLNLVRRGLMGV; from the coding sequence ATGGAGATTTTGCTTGGCCCGGATTGGGCGTTCCTGCTTGTCTTTGCCTTTTGCATTGCCGTTTTGGGCGGCATTGTGAAAGGCGTGGTGGGTTTTGCCATGCCGATGGTGGTGATCTCAGGGCTTAGCACCTTCATTTCACCTGAAATAGCGCTGGCCGCCCTGATCCTGCCAACACTGGTGTCCAACGGATGGCAGGCCCTGCGCAACGGCGTGGTCGCGGCCTTGGGGTCTGTGTGGAAGTTCCGGGTTTTTCTTCTGGCAGGGGTGTTTTTCATGCTCGGCTCAGCCCAGCTTGTCCCTGTGATCCCCGAGGCGGCGATGCTCCTGATTATCGGCGTGCCGGTGGTGATCTATTCCGCTTTCGCGCTCATGGGCCGCCCACTGGCGCTGCCACCCAATCCCGGCAAACGGATCGAGGCGGGTATTGGGGCCGTCGCAGGGTTCTTTGGTGGTATTTCCGGTGTCTGGGGGCCGCCAACGGCGATCATGCTGACGGCGATGAACACCGAAAAGACCGAACAGATGCGCGTGCAGGGCGTAATATACGGTGTCGGCGCGGTGCTATTGGTGATGGCGCACCTTTTTTCCGGCGTGTTGAACGCCCAAACGGTGCCTTTTTCGCTGATGCTCATTCCGCCGGCGCTTCTCGGTCTTTGGATCGGGTTTTCCATTCAGGACCGGATTGATCAGGCCCTTTTTCGCAAGCTGACACTGGCCGTGCTCGTCATTGGCGGATTGAACCTTGTGCGGCGCGGGCTAATGGGCGTTTGA
- a CDS encoding YtoQ family protein, which yields MLNVYLSGEIHTDWREQIIAGAKGLDVVFSAPVTDHAASDDCGVAILGAEENKYWHDHKGAMVNAIRTRKGIADADVVVVRFGDKYKQWNAAFDAGYASALGKSLIILQPPEHDHALKEVDAAALAVAREPGQVVEILRYVLDGSLPG from the coding sequence ATGCTGAACGTTTATTTGTCAGGTGAAATTCACACCGATTGGCGCGAGCAGATCATCGCAGGCGCTAAAGGGCTGGATGTGGTGTTCAGCGCGCCCGTTACGGATCACGCGGCCTCTGACGATTGCGGTGTGGCCATCCTGGGTGCGGAAGAAAACAAGTACTGGCACGACCACAAAGGGGCCATGGTCAACGCCATTCGCACCCGTAAGGGGATTGCCGATGCCGACGTGGTCGTGGTGCGCTTTGGCGACAAGTACAAACAATGGAACGCGGCCTTTGATGCAGGCTATGCCAGCGCCTTGGGCAAGTCGCTCATCATCCTGCAACCGCCCGAGCATGATCATGCGCTCAAAGAGGTCGACGCGGCAGCTTTGGCTGTGGCGCGCGAGCCGGGGCAGGTGGTCGAGATATTGCGCTACGTGCTGGATGGGTCGCTGCCGGGGTGA